In one Myxocyprinus asiaticus isolate MX2 ecotype Aquarium Trade chromosome 29, UBuf_Myxa_2, whole genome shotgun sequence genomic region, the following are encoded:
- the irx7 gene encoding iroquois homeobox 7 isoform X2: MDRNINMPAGYQLLGCPPGMHQPPPHLLGMAGVPLPFSGIPGYSFIPYPHPGHMAHISNSYDLKVASPYHQALLGRGGPYYTPYRPIPADDPSRVTKVATRESTSALKAWLSEHLKNPYPTKGEKIMLAIVTKMSLTQVSTWFANARRRLKKENRVSWASKGKSDEEDDEEDGESEEEESLRKGCTEDEDEIDPQTIDEEDVEVSKSVEERLAEGLEKSETSEKSESPCETKREVCKQNSDVQKPKIWSLAETATSDTKPNEFKHLQSQTPDFGKWWAGWPSRDTYSPINLSTHDLFKQSQ; the protein is encoded by the exons ATGGACAGAAACATCAACATGCCCGctggatatcaattattgggctGCCCACCTGGAATGCACCAGCCTCCTCCACATCTGCTGGGCATGGCTGGGGTGCCCTTACCTTTTTCAGGAATACCAGGGTACAGCTTCATCCCTTACCCTCATCCGGGACACATGGCACACATT AGCAACTCCTATGACCTCAAGGTTGCATCACCTTATCATCAAGCTCTTCTCGGTCGCGGAGGACCCTATTACACACCCTATCGCCCCATACCTGCTGATGACCCCAGCCGGGTCACCAAGGTGGCCACCAGAGAGAGCACCAGCGCTTTGAAGGCCTGGCTCAGCGAGCACCTCAAAAACCCATATCCAACCAAAGGCGAGAAGATCATGCTTGCCATCGTCACGAAGATGAGCCTCACGCAGGTCTCGACGTGGTTCGCCAACGCCCGGCGCCGCCTTAAGAAGGAGAACCGAGTCAGCTGGGCCTCCAAAGGAAAGTCTGATGAGGAGGATGATGAAGAAGATGGTGAGAGCGAAGAGGAAGAGTCCTTGCGGAAAGGCTGCACGGAGGATGAAGATGAGATTGATCCTCAAACAATCGATGAGGAGGATGTAGAGGTGTCAAAGTCCGTGGAGGAGCGTTTAGCAGAAGGACTTGAAAAGTCAGAAACGTCGGAAAAGTCCGAGTCACCGTGTGAAACTAAAAGAGAGGTGTGTAAGCAAAACTCAGATGTGCAAAAACCCAAAATCTGGTCACTTGCGGAAACCGCGACCTCAGATACCAAACCCAACGAGTTTAAACATCTTCAAAGCCAGACTCCAGACTTTGGGAAATGGTGGGCTGGATGGCCTTCAAGGGACACATACTCGCCTATAAACCTCTCCACACATGACCTTTTCAAACAAAGTCAATGA
- the irx7 gene encoding iroquois homeobox 7 isoform X1 produces MPASPTGFGNFMDRNINMPAGYQLLGCPPGMHQPPPHLLGMAGVPLPFSGIPGYSFIPYPHPGHMAHISNSYDLKVASPYHQALLGRGGPYYTPYRPIPADDPSRVTKVATRESTSALKAWLSEHLKNPYPTKGEKIMLAIVTKMSLTQVSTWFANARRRLKKENRVSWASKGKSDEEDDEEDGESEEEESLRKGCTEDEDEIDPQTIDEEDVEVSKSVEERLAEGLEKSETSEKSESPCETKREVCKQNSDVQKPKIWSLAETATSDTKPNEFKHLQSQTPDFGKWWAGWPSRDTYSPINLSTHDLFKQSQ; encoded by the exons ATGCCTGCTTCACCAACAGGGTTTGGAAACTTCATGGACAGAAACATCAACATGCCCGctggatatcaattattgggctGCCCACCTGGAATGCACCAGCCTCCTCCACATCTGCTGGGCATGGCTGGGGTGCCCTTACCTTTTTCAGGAATACCAGGGTACAGCTTCATCCCTTACCCTCATCCGGGACACATGGCACACATT AGCAACTCCTATGACCTCAAGGTTGCATCACCTTATCATCAAGCTCTTCTCGGTCGCGGAGGACCCTATTACACACCCTATCGCCCCATACCTGCTGATGACCCCAGCCGGGTCACCAAGGTGGCCACCAGAGAGAGCACCAGCGCTTTGAAGGCCTGGCTCAGCGAGCACCTCAAAAACCCATATCCAACCAAAGGCGAGAAGATCATGCTTGCCATCGTCACGAAGATGAGCCTCACGCAGGTCTCGACGTGGTTCGCCAACGCCCGGCGCCGCCTTAAGAAGGAGAACCGAGTCAGCTGGGCCTCCAAAGGAAAGTCTGATGAGGAGGATGATGAAGAAGATGGTGAGAGCGAAGAGGAAGAGTCCTTGCGGAAAGGCTGCACGGAGGATGAAGATGAGATTGATCCTCAAACAATCGATGAGGAGGATGTAGAGGTGTCAAAGTCCGTGGAGGAGCGTTTAGCAGAAGGACTTGAAAAGTCAGAAACGTCGGAAAAGTCCGAGTCACCGTGTGAAACTAAAAGAGAGGTGTGTAAGCAAAACTCAGATGTGCAAAAACCCAAAATCTGGTCACTTGCGGAAACCGCGACCTCAGATACCAAACCCAACGAGTTTAAACATCTTCAAAGCCAGACTCCAGACTTTGGGAAATGGTGGGCTGGATGGCCTTCAAGGGACACATACTCGCCTATAAACCTCTCCACACATGACCTTTTCAAACAAAGTCAATGA